From the Primulina huaijiensis isolate GDHJ02 unplaced genomic scaffold, ASM1229523v2 scaffold206664, whole genome shotgun sequence genome, the window GGTAAAGTTCTGAAATTCCCTTCCCAACTCTGAAAATCTTCTTGTGCTTATGGCCATGTACTTCCACTTAATGTTCCAATTTTGGATTGTCTCAGTTGGAATGTGAGAAAAAATTATGTCTTAGATAATGAGCTGACGGAGTTCGGACGGACAATTCGAAACTCAATTTGATTACAAACTAGTCTAGATTTGTATCAGAGACCACGTGAGCATAAGCTTTCTTAGTTGCGGGTAAACCTTTTCATCCCAAAGGGTCCGCATTTTGTGCAACTCGAGGTTTCAATTGCGAGTTGACGTCCATAAAGGACAAGCCACTTATACCACGTTTGAAGGAACGACTAAAGAGAGAGATCCCATCGTGACTTGTTTTTGGTATACCAAGGTGGTAGTCTAGGTTGTCATTAGAAAACACCCAATTTAAATCTTGAGGCGAATTGGACTTTTGATATTACTTGGCTCAGAGGATCttagtttttatttaatgaaaaatgcaTAGTAACTTAAAATACATCATGTCTTGCTCATTGGAGTATGGGTGCATCTTTATCTACATATAAGCATTAAAAATCCCGTTTACTTCTCTGCCCATACTTTGTCGACCCAGAAATATGTTGTGGCATgccatttaagttttaaatcGTATAATTCTTTTCCAATAGTTTTATGTGTACTTATGGAAACTTGAGAAGCGCCACATTAATGTTTTGCTTCTTCAGGCATGAACTTTTGCTGTTTGAAGCTCTTAGAGAAGGATTAGAGGAAGAAATGGAGCGCGATCCTCGAGTTTGCGTCATGGGTGAAGATGTGGGCCATTATGGAGGGTCATACAAAGTCACAAAAGACCTTGCTAAGAAATTTGGAGATCTTCGAGTGCTTGATACACCCATTGCCGAAAATTCTTTTACAGGCATGGCTGTAGGGGCTGCCATGACAGGGCTAAGGCCTGTAATTGAAGGCATGAATATGGGATTTCTTCTATTGGCCTTCAACCAAATATCAGACAACTGTGGCATGCTAC encodes:
- the LOC140966478 gene encoding pyruvate dehydrogenase E1 component subunit beta-3, chloroplastic-like — protein: MATRFDVRFVNGRIHGTRKTGKMIAKAVVAQAENPTLAASKTGHELLLFEALREGLEEEMERDPRVCVMGEDVGHYGGSYKVTKDLAKKFGDLRVLDTPIAENSFTGMAVGAAMTGLRPVIEGMNMGFLLLAFNQISDNCGMLHYTSGGQFTIPT